The Arachis hypogaea cultivar Tifrunner chromosome 14, arahy.Tifrunner.gnm2.J5K5, whole genome shotgun sequence genome has a segment encoding these proteins:
- the LOC112743142 gene encoding uncharacterized protein, which produces MAPDVSDMANALANEVQFEEPSFMRVLDLEAMHVPEFPDYISAEISFVADGEFAIGIEFSFREVVIKVSMISRKYYWVIRRYNGSYTCTRATISQDHSKLDSITITEAIKPFVEADPALKVKSVIAEVQSKFNYTEPSAVVHFETMPAYQGDDLVTDIRVLHRVFWSYYPCIRAFRHCKPVVQVDGTHLYEKYKGCLLVAVSQDGNNNIIPIAFAIVEGETSDAWHFFLSNLRQRVITRDGVGLISDRHESINAAVERRYSRTVREYEVCYQRLRERDEAYTNWLNRIPCEQYALAFDGGYRWGHMTTNIVECINSVLKGARILPITALVKATFYRLNELFTRKRAEVEARINTGHVFSNVVTSKLHANQLASGNIQVSCFDRQNEVFEVREMPSGLEFAVDLRGLRCDCGEFQVDQIPCRHVFACCANQRLDWQAYVQMDQVRRVYRARFRLLGNPTTWPAYNGPRFMPNPFLRRVTKGRPRMTRFLNEMDTRMLCRPRQCRLCGAEGRSRSRCRQSGSANADGDAQ; this is translated from the exons ATGGCTCCGGATGTGTCAGATATGGCAAATGCACTGGCAAACGAAGTGCAGTTTGAAGAGCCATCATTCATGCGAGTtttggatttggaagccatgcatgttccgGAGTTTCCGGATTATATCAGTGCAG AAATTTCTTttgtcgcagatggtgaattCGCCATTGGGATAGAATTCAGTTTCAGAGAAGTTGTTATTAAG GTTAGCATGATCAGCCGGAAGTACTattgggttataaggaggtataatggcAGTTACACATGTACCAGAGCCACAATTTCTCAAGATCATTCAAAGCTGGATTCGATCACAATTAcagaagcaataaagccgtttgttgaggctgaccccgcCTTAAAGGTAAAATCGGTTATAGCAGAGGTGCAATCGAAGTTCAACTACACC gaACCATCAGCTGTTGTtcattttgagactatgcctgcatatcaaggAGATGACTTGGTGACTGATATTCGTGTATTGCATCGTGTCttttggagttattacccctgcattagagcattcagacattgtaagccAGTTGTCCAGGTGGATGGGACTCACTTGTACGAAAAATACAAGGGTTGTCTACTAGTGGCAGTTTCACAGGATGGCAACAACAATATCATCCCAATTGCGTTTGCTattgtggagggagagacttctgatgcgTGGCACTTTTTCCTTAGTAACCTTCGTCAGCGTGTTATCACTCGAGATGGTGTGGGACTAATATCTGACCGTCATGAATCCATAAATGCAGCTGTGGAAAGGA GATATTCGAGGACGGTGCGGGAGTACGAAGTGTGTTACCAGCGGTTACGAGAACGGGACGAGGCCTACACTAACTGGTTAAACCGAATCCCCTGCGAACAGTATGCGTTGGCTTTTGATGGTGGATATCGATGGGGTCATATGACGACGAATATAGTGGAATGCATCAATTCAGTATTGAAGGGTGCACGCATTCTCCCCATTACTGCCCTTGTGAAGGCAACATTCTACAGGCTTAACGAGTTGTTCACCCGGAAAAGAGCCGAGGTAGAAGCCCGGATTAATACTGGCCATGTGTTTTCTAATGTCGTGACCTCAAAGTTGCATGCAAACCAACTTGCATCAGGAAACATTCAGGTTAGTTGCTTTGACCGGCAGAATGAGGTCTTTGAGGTGCGTGAGATGCCAAGTGGACTGGAATTTGCAGTCGACCTACGTGGCCTTCGATGTGACTGTGGTGAGTTCCAAGTGGACCAGATCCCCTGTCGACATGTGTTCGCATGTTGTGCTAACCAGCGACTGGATTGGCAAGCGTATGTGCAGATGGACCAAGTTCGGCGGGTGTACCGAGCAAGGTTTAGGCTACTAGGTAATCCCACTACATGGCCTGCTTATAACGGACCTCGGTTCATGCCGAATCCGTTCCTCAGACGAGTCACGAAAGGTCGCCCCAGAATGACGcgcttcttgaatgagatggacacgcGAATGTTATGTCGGCCTAGGCAATGTAGGCTCTGTGGAGCTGAGGGACGCAGCCGTAGCAGATGCCGTCAATCAGGTAGTGCAAATGCTGACGGAGATGCTCAGTAG